ATCGGTCCACCTGCGCGCGGAGGCCGACCCCGTCCTGGAACGGATCGAAGAAACCGCGGCGGCGGTGCGTGCGGAAATCTTCTCCGACATCTCCAGTGACGAGGTGGCGACTTGCCTGAAGGTCTTGGAGCAGATCGCCGGCAAGCTGGGCGGCACGCCAAGGGCGATGCGGCCCGCGGACGAAGACCGATGAGGGGTAGGCCATGGACCAGCATGTGAGCCGCCTGGAACACCAGAGCCACGATCCGGAAACCGATCTGCAAACAGCCCCCGACAAGGAGACGGAGGCAGCGTCAGAGGCGGCTTCACCTCCTGCCCGCACCCGTCCATGGCGACTGTATGGGGCGATCCTGGCGGCGCTGATCGTTCTCGGGGGCGGTGGCTGGTGGCTATATCAGCAGTTCACCCACATTTTTGTGACGGATGCCCGTGTTGCTGCCGACATCGTTGCCGTGAGCAGCCGGGTTCCCGGCTGGGTCACCGCCGTAAAGGTCATTGCGGGCGATTCCGTTCGCAAAGGTGACATACTGGTCAGGATCGATAACCGGGAAAGCCGCCTGCTCGTTCAGGAACTTGATGCGCAACTTGCGGGAATCGGCCGCCGCCGAGAGGAAATCGAAGCGCGCATCGCACTCACCGACCGTCAGACGCAAAGTCGTATTACCGCCAAAAAGGCGGCAGTAAGGGCGGCCGAAGCCGCGCTGGCTGCCGTGTCGGCACAACGCGATCTTGCCAGACAGGACAATGATCGGGCTGAGAAGCTGGCGCCGAGGGGCGCCATCACCCGCGCGCGCCTGGACCAGACGCGCGCGGCGCTGGAGACGGCAAAGCAACAGGTGTTGAGCGCCCAAGCGGACCTGGAGAACACTCGCGCTGCCGTTGCCGAGGCCGAAGCGGCACGCGAGGAACTCACAGTACTCCAACGCCAGTTGGCCGAACTCGGCCCAGAAGAACAGCGGCTGCGCGTGCAACGGGAGCGCGCAGCGCTCGATCTCGAAGACCGCACCATCGTCATGCCGTTCGATGGCGTCGTGGACCAGACCTTTGTGGACGAGGGCGAATACGTCACGCCCGGCCAGCGCCTGCTGATGGTCCATGATCCCGAGCGCGTGCGCGTCGAGGCCAACATCAAAGAGACCGGCATCCGCTTCTTCCGGCTCGGAAAGACCGTTACGATCACTGTCGATGCTTTGCCGGGGCGGCGCTTCGAGGGGAAGGTCACGCGCGTCGGTCAGGCTGCAACCAGCGAGTTCGCGCTGCTGCCCAACCCCAACCCGAGCGGTAATTTCACAAAGATCACCCAGCGCCTGCCGGTTCGCATCGCCGTCCAGCAGGACGGCGGCGCCCTCAAGCCCGGCATGATGGTGGAGTTGGAGGTCAGAGTCGGTGACTAGCGCGTCGCACCCGGACAGTATCGAGGGGCTGTTCGCCCGTTTCGGCCCGGCGTATCGCTGGCTGGTCACGGCGACGGTCATGATGGGCACGATAGCCACCATCCTGACCGCGACGATCGTCAATGTGGCCCTGCCCGACATCATGGGCGCCTTCGGCATGGGCCAGGACAAGGCGCAGCTCCTGTCCACAGGCTTCCTTGCCGCGATGACCGGAACCATGCTGCTCAACGCCTGGATGGTCGAGACGCTCGGCCAGCGCGCGACCTTCATGCTGGCGGTGATGGTCTTCATCGTCGCCTCCGTCATGGGCGGGCTGGCCCCTGCGGAAGGTGTGCTGATTCTGGCCCGCGTGCTCCAAGGCGGCGCGGCTGGCATCCTGCAACCCTTGGCCATGCAGGTGATTTTCCAGGTCTTCCCGCCGCAAAAACGCGGCTCGGCCATGGGCATCTATGGTATCGGCGTGGTGCTGGCCCCGGCGCTCGGTCCCACGCTGGGCGGAATCATGGTGGATAGCTTCAGCTGGCGCTATGTGTTCTTCATGGCCGTGCCGTTCTGCCTTGTCGGGCTGTTCCTCGCCACCCTCTTCATGCCGGGGCGGGCAACTTCGGGATCGCCGCGCAAATTCGACTGGATCGGTTTCGGGCTAATGACCGTGTTCCTCGTAACCTTGCTCAACGGCCTGTCGAATGGACAACGTGATGGATGGTTCTCCGATTCTATCCTGCGCGACTTCGCCGTCGCCTTTATCTCGGGCATCGGCTTCATCGTCTGGGAACTGCACGCGCCCGCGCCCATGCTCAATCTCAAGCTCTTCACGAACCGGGTGTATGCGGGCGCGTCTGTCGTGGCCTTCATCTTCGGGGCGGGAATCTACGGTTCGACCTTCTTGATTCCGCTGTTCGCGCAGACGATCCAGGGCTATACGCCGACCCGCTCCGGCCTGCTGCTGATGCCGGCGGGGCTGATCCTGGCGCTCGTCTTCCCGATAGCCGGGCGTCTCACCGATAAGACGCCGGCGTATGTCATGGTCATGTTTGGCCTGGCGGTCTTCGCATTGTCGTCGTTCCTGATGACCGGCGTCGATACCGATACCTCCTTCTGGCTGTTTGCCTGGTGGATCATGCTGGGCCGGATCGGGCTTGGCTTCATCATGCCGAGCTTGAACGCTGGCGCCCTCAAGGCGCTGCCAATGACGCTACTCGGTCAGGGCTCCGGCGCGATCAACTTCGTGCGCCAACTCGGCGGCGCCTTCGGCGTCAACCTGCTTTCCATCGCGCTGGAGCGGCGCTCGCAGCTTTACGTGGACAGCTTCACGACGGCGCAGCACGCGGGCAACAGCACGACGACCGGCTTGCTGCGCGATGTGACCGGCTTGCTAGCGCAGGCCGGTGTGCCGGAAGCGATTCGCCAGGCCGGAGCGATGAACTATCTTGGCCGCATGATCTACAGCCAGGGCAACATGCTGGGATATCGCGACAGCTTCTTTATTGTCGGCGTGATCTTCCTGGCCGCCCTTGTCCCAACATTGATGATGCGCCGGAGGTCCACGCCTCCGGCGCTGCAGGCAAGTGAGGCCATGCGTCACCCGCCATCGTCGCAGAACGCGATCCAGCAGGGTCGGTGACGCACGAGATTTGGCGTAGATGTTGGCAAGCCCAACATCTAGCAATGTTTTGTCAGATCTAGTTTGATGGGGTGGTTCAGAGCGGTCCGTTGGGATTGCTCCAGAAAGGGGCGGGCCATCCAATAATCACATATCCACCGACGCCAGAATTCCCTTATTGAGTACCTACCCTAAGGCAGCAACCCAGCGGCAGGGTCAACAACGACCGGATGACGAGATGCGCAAACCGATTAGAACTTGGCTTTGGCGAATCGCCCTTATCGCGCTTGCCGGTGGCGCTGCTGTCGCTGCTTGGTGGCATTTTCAACCGCAGGACTTGCCGGACGGGTTTGCCGGCGGAAACGGCCGGATCGAGGCGGTCGAGATAGATATCGCGGCCAAGACCGCAGGCCGGATCCGGGAGATCCTGGTCAACGAGGGCGACTTCGTCCGCGCCGGCCAGGTCTTGGCGAAAATGGACACGGCCGTCCTGGAGGCGCAGTTCCGGGAGGCCGAAGCGCATCTGCGGCGGGCGCTCATCGGCATCGAGACCGCGCAAAGCCGGGTGACCCAGCGTGAAGCCGAGAAGCAGGCCGCCGAGGCGCTCATAGCTCAGAGGAAGGCCGAATTCGACGCCGCGCAAAGGCGGGTCGCGCGCTCGGAGGAACTCTCCCCGAAAGGCGCCGTCCCCGTCTCGAAGCTGGACGACGACCGCGCCGCCTTTCAGGCGGCGAAGGCTGCGGTTGGCGCCACTGAGGCGCAGGCGGCGGCCGCGCAAGCCGCCATAGGGGAAGCCAAGTCGGATGTCATTGCCGCGGAGGCCTCGGTGGAAGCGGCGCGGGCCACCATCCAGCGCATCCAGGCCGATATCGACGACAGCGTGCTGAAGTCGCCGCGTGACGGCCGCGTCCAGTACCGCGTCGCCCAGCCCGGCGAGGTGCTCTCTCCCGGCGGCGTGGTGCTGAACATGGTCGATCTCACCGATGTCTACATGACCTTCTTCCTGCCGACGGAACAGGCCGGGCGGGCCGCGCTGGGAGCCGAGGCACGGCTCGTGCTCGACGCCGCCCCACAATACGTGGTCCCGGCCGCAATCTCCTTCGTCGCGGACGTCGCACAGTTCACGCCCAAGACGGTGGAAACGGAAGAAGAACGCCAGAAGCTGATGTTCCGCATCAAGGCGCGGATCGCCCCGGACCTGCTCAGAGAGCACCTCCTCCAGGTCAAGACCGGCCTGCCGGGCATGGCCTATGTGCGGCTCAACCCGCGGGTGGATTGGCCGCCTGAACTGCAGGCCAGGCTGCCGCAATGAGCCGGGATGTAAATCAACAGATCGAGGATGGCAGGGGGCGCGCCGCGCCGATTGCCCGCCTGCGGGATGTGTCCCTGCGCTACGGCAAGGTGCGTGCGCTCGACGAGGTCACCATCGACATCCCGGCGGGCTGCATGGCCGGGCTGATCGGCCCGGACGGGGTTGGCAAGTCGAGCCTGCTGGCACTGATCTCGGGCGCCCGCGCGGTCCAGACGGGGCAGGTCGAGGTGCTCGGCGGCGATATGGCCGATTCGCGCCATCGCCGCAGAGTCGGCCCGCGTATCGCCTACATGCCGCAGGGCCTGGGGCGCAACCTCTATCCGACGCTCTCGGTGTTCGAGAATCTCGACTTCTTCGGGCGTCTGTTCGGGCATGATGGCGGCGAACGGGCGCGCCGCATCGAGGCGCTGACCGAGGCCACCGGGCTCAAGCCGTTTCTCGATCGGGCGGCGGGCAAGCTATCCGGCGGGATGAAGCAGAAGCTCGGCCTCTGCTGCGCGCTGATCCACGACCCGGACCTGCTCATCCTCGACGAGCCGACCACCGGCGTCGATCCCCTCTCACGACGCCAGTTCTGGGAGTTGATCGCCGGCATCCGTCGTTCCCGGCCCGGCATGAGCGTGCTGGTGGCCACGGCCTATATGGAGGAGGCGGCGCGCTTCGACTGGCTGGCGGCAATGGACGGTGGGCGGGTGCTGGCCAGCGACACGCCCCAAGGCCTGCTGCAGAGCACGGGGGCGGATTCGCTGGAGGCAGCCTTCATCCGGCTGCTGCCGGAAGACAAGCGCCGGGATTATCGGGCGGTCGAGATTCCGCCGCGGCCGGAAGACGATGGCGATACCGCGATCGAGGCCCGGGATCTGACCATGCGCTTCGGCGAGTTCACCGCGGTCGATCATGTGAACCTGCGTGTCCCACGGGGTGAGATCTTCGGTTTTCTCGGTTCCAACGGCTGCGGCAAGACCACGACGATGAAGATGCTGACAGGCCTCCTGCCGCCGAGCGAAGGCCGGGCCTGGCTGTTCGGACACGAGGTGGACCCGCACGACCTCGCGACCCGCCGCCGCGTCGGCTACATGTCGCAATTCTTCTCGCTCTACACCGAGCTCACGGTGCGGCAGAACCTGGATCTGCATGCCCGGCTGTTCCACGTGCCCGCTGCCGAGATTTCAGGGCGGGTGGACGAAATGGTTGAACGCTTCGATCTGGCCGCGGTGATTGACAGCTTGCCGGGTCGGCTGCCCCTCGGCCACCGGCAACGCCTATCGCTGGCGGTCGCCATGATCCACAAGCCCGAGATGCTCATCCTCGACGAGCCCACCTCGGGTGTCGACCCGGTGGCGCGCGACGCCTTCTGGCGCATGCTGGTCGAGCTGTCGCGCCGCGACGGCGTGACCATCTTCATCTCCACCCACTTCATGAACGAGGCTGAGCGCTGCGACCGCATCTCTCTGATGCATGCGGGCCGGGTTCTGGTCACTGACACGCCTGCCGCCCTGGTAGGCAAACGCGGCGTGGACAGCCTGGAAGACGCTTTCGTCGCCTATCTGGAGGATGCCGCAGCGGAGGGCGCGGACGAGGCACGCCGGCCGAACGCAACAGCTTCGCTCGATTCGGTCGAGGCGTCGGCAGGCCATGTCGAACCACAGGGCTGGCGGCGCCAGTTCGACCCCCGACGCATGATCAGCTATGCCCGGCGCGAAGGGTTGGAGCTGCGCCGCGATCCCATCCGGCTGACGCTGGCGCTGCTCGGCAGCGTCATCCTGATGTTCGTGATGGGCTATGGCATCAACCTCGATGTCGAGGATCTCACCTTCGCGGTGCTGGATCGCGACCAGACCACCGTCAGCCGCGACTATACGCTCAACCTCGCCGGCTCCCGGTATTTCGTCGAGCGGGCGCCGATTACCGGTTACGCCGATCTCGACCGGCGAATGCGCGAAGGCGACATCAGTCTGGCGATCGAGATTCCGCCGGGCTTCGCGCGCGACATGGCCCGGGGCCGGCGCGTCGAGATCGGCGCCTGGATCGACGGCGCCATGCCGACACGGGGGGAGACTGTCCGCGGCTATGCGCAGGGGATTCATGCCCACTGGCTGGCGACCAAGGCGCGCGAGGCCGGCTACGGCGAGGCTTTGGCGGGGCTCGTCAATATCGAGACCCGGTTCCGCTACAACCCGGACGTCAAGAGCCTGGTGGCGATGGTGCCGGCGGTGATCCCGCTGCTGCTCATGCTGATCCCGGCCATGCTCGCGGCGCTCAGCGTGGTGCGCGAGAAGGAGCTCGGCTCGATCACCAACTTCTACGTCACGCCAACCACGCGGCTCGAATTCCTACTCGGCAAGCAGCTCCCTTACGTGGGCCTGTCCTTCCTGAGCTTCCTGCTGCTCACGCTGCTCGCGGTGACCGTCTTCGGCGTGCCGCTGAAGGGCAGCTTCCTGACGTTGGCGGCGGGCGCGCTGCTCTATGTCGGCGCCGCGACGGCCGTGGGTCTGCTGATTTCCACCTTCATGCGCAGCCAGATCGCGGCGATCTTCGGCACGGCGGTGCTCACCATCCTGCCGGCCGCGAACTTCTCCGGCATGATCGACCCGGTCTCCTCGCTCCAGGGCGTTGGTCGGCTGATCGGCGAGATCTACCCGACCACGCATTTCCTGACGATTGCGCGCGGCACCTTCTCGAAGGCCCTCAACTTCTCCGACCTGCATGCCGCCTTTCTCCCACTGGCGCTGGCCGTGCCGATCCTGATCGGGCTGTCCGCCGCGCTGCTCAAGAAGCAGGAGCGGTAGTCCATGCGCCTTGCCAATATTTTCCATCTCGGTGTCAAGGAGTTGCGCAGCCTCGTCCGCGACCCGATCATGCTTGTGCTGATCGTCTACGCCTTCACCGTTTCGGTCTACACGGCGGCCACAGCCATGCCGGAGACCCTCAACAAGGCGCCGATCGCGGTTGTGAATGAGGATCGCTCGCCGCTGTCATGGCGCATCGTCAGCGCCTTTTACCCGCCCTATTTCGTGCTCCCCAAGGTGATCGACCAGGCCGAGATGGACGCCCGCATGGATGCCGGCCTCGACACCTTCGCCCTCGACATCCCGCCCAACTTCCAGCGCGATCTGCTGGCGGGGCGGCGGCCAACGGTCCAGCTCAACGTCGATGCCACGCGCATGAGCCAGGCGTTCACCGGCAGCGGCTATATCCAGACCATCGTAAGCGACGAGGTGCGCGCCTTCGCGCAGCGTTATCGCGAAGTTCCGGAGTTGCCCGTCGATCTGGCGCTCCGGGTGCGCTTCAATCCCCAGCTCAACAAGTCGTGGTTCGGCGCCATCATGCAGGTCATCAACAACGTGACCATGCTTTCCATCGTCCTCACCGGCGCGGCGCTGATCCGCGAGCGCGAGCACGGCACCGTCGAGCATCTGCTGGTCATGCCGGTCACGCCTTTCGAGATCATGAGCAGCAAGGTATGGGCGATGGGGCTGGTCGTCCTTGCCGCCACCGCCTTCGCGCTCACCGCCGTCGTGCAGAGCTGGCTGTCGGTGCCGATCCAAGGCTCGCTCGCGCTGTTCCTGGCCGGGGCGGCGCTGCATCTGTTCGCGACTACCTCGATGGGCATCTTCCTCGGCACCGTCGCCCGCTCCATGCCGCAGTTCGCCCTGCTGCTCATGCTGGTGCTGCTGCCCTTGCAGATGCTCTCCGGCGGCTCGACGCCACGCGAGAGCATGCCGGAGGCGGTGCAGTACATCATGCTCGCCGCGCCCAACACGCATTTCGTGATGCTGGCCCAGGCGATCCTGTACCGCGGCGCGGGCTTCACCGCCGTCTGGCCGCAGTTCCTCGCCATCGCCGCGATCGGGGCGGCCTTGTTCGGCTTCGCGCTCGCCCGGTTCCGTCGCACCATCAGCACCATGGCTTGAGTATGCAAATGAGACAGGGACAAAAGATCAGGACACCCTCGCCATTGAGAAGATGGTTCACCATCTTGGTGGTGGTTGCCGCAGGTCCTGTAGGTTCTCTTTCGGCTGTTGCGGCCGACGAGACGGAAACCGGCACCCTGAGCCTGGTCTTCGAGAACGATCTCTTCTACGGCACGGACCGCAACTACACGAACGGTGTGCGCGCCTCCTGGCTGTCCGGCCCGGACGGGACGCCTGACTGGGCGCTTGGCGCGGCCCGCTGGTTTCCCCTGTTTCCGGAGGGCGGCACCGTGCGGACGAGCTATGCCATTGGACAAAACATGTACACGCCGGACGACATCGCGCTGCGGAATCCGCCGCGCGACGACCGCCCCTATGCCGGCTGGCTGTACGGATCGGTCGGGCTGATCGCCGAGACCGGCCGTCGGCTCGACCAGCTGGAGCTCACGCTCGGAGTCGTCGGACCGGCCTCGCTCGCCGAACAGACCCAGAAGATTGTTCACGAAATTACAGGTTCTCAGGAGGCGCGCGGCTGGGATACCCAGCTTAAGAACGAGCCGGGGGTTGTCCTGACCTACCAGCGCAGCTGGCGCGGCTTCGTCTCGGAATCGGTCTCTGGCTTCGGCTTCGATGCAACGCCGCATGCCGGCGGCGCGCTCGGCAACGTCTTCACCTACGCCAACGCCGGCCTGATGCTGCGCTTGGGTCAACGCCTGCCGCTCGACTACGGCCCGCCGCGCATCCAGCCGAGCCTGCCGGGCTCGGGCTTCTTCGTGCCGCAGGAGGGCTTCGGCTGGTACCTGTTCGCCGGCATGGAGGGGAGGGCGGTCGCGCGCAACATCTTCCTCGACGGCAACACCTTTCGCGACAGCCGCAGCGTCGACAAGGAGTCGCTGGTCGGCGACCTCCAGTTCGGAATCGCCGTGACCTGGCGGAACGTGCGCCTGAGCTACACCCACGTGCTGCGCACGCGGGAGTTCGAGGGTCAGGACGAGGGCGACGATTTCGGGGTCTTCAGCCTCTCGCTGCGGTTTTGATGTCTGATCTTCGGCGCACGTCGGTGAGTTTTCCCGGAAGTCACAGAAGCGTATTTCATATTCCTCGGCGATGCGGTTCAGCCGGAGTCGCAACATCAAGTGCTGCGGAACACCTTTGCGTGGTCGCGTGCAAACTCCTGAAACGTGCGGACGGGGCGACCGGTGATCTGCTCGACCGTATCGAGTACACCTTCCAGATGTCCGGCAGGGGAGCGGCGTAGAATTCGTTCATCGCATCAGCCAGTATCTCTGTCATTTCCATGGCGGTCATCGCTTGTTTGGCCTGGTCCGGTGAGGTGAGGACATAGTGACTGAACCGCGCCAGGCCGCCTCGGATACCGGGGCGGCGTCGAGCCAGCTGCTTTCTTCCTCCAGCGACCTGTCGCGCGAGGCAGATGCGTTGCGTGCCTAGGTCGCCCAGTTCCTGGCGAGCATCCGCGGCGATACCAGGACAGCGTAGTACAGAGCATCCCTGCCGGTCAGTCGGCTGGCAGGGATGCTCCCGATTTTCATTAGGCGAATCTTATGTGCGCCTTGTGTCTTGTGCGAGTGGGCTATGTTGGATAGTGTCGATGGATAAATAAAAAAGACCTAATAAGTCGTGTGGTCAGATTCCGGAAACCGGGGCATTTCGACGGGCAGACAAATTTGCCGGTCGGAGCAGCACGAGAAGGTCAGGGAAGCAAGGTCCGGGTCATTCTCAGTGCCGCCGATTTCGGGGGTGCACCGCCATCGCGTGGCAAGGAATGTCCGGGCGCGCAGGGAGCGAAACGGGAATGGCGTCAGGCGAATTCGTCCTGGAGACGGACGACCTCAGTAAGGAATTCAAAGGTTTCTTCGCGGTGCGTGGCGTGAACCTGCGCGTCCGGAAGGGCGATGTTCATGCCCTGATCGGCCCGAATGGCGCCGGCAAGACCACCGTGTTCAACCTGCTGACGAAATTCCTGACGCCGACATCGGGGCGCATTCTCTACAAGGGCGAGGACATCACCCGGACCAGCCCGGCCGATATCGCGCGCAAGGGCATGGTGCGGTCCTTCCAGATTTCCGCTGTCTTCCCGCATCTGTCGCTGCTGGAGAATGTGCGCATCGCCCTGCAGCGCGAATTGGGCACCTCGTTCCATTTCTGGAAATCCGACGCCAGCCTGGCGGCGCTGAATGACCGGGCGGAGGTACTGCTGGACGCGGTCGGTTTGACCGAATTCCGCAGCCACATGGCCGGCGACCTGCCCTATGGCCGCAAGCGGGCGCTGGAGATCGCCACCACCCTGGCGCTTGACCCGGAGATGCTGCTGCTCGACGAGCCGACGGCCGGCATGACGCATGAGGATATCGTGCGCATCACCGAGTTGATCGGCAAGGTGGCACAGAACCGCACGGTGCTGATGGTCGAACACAATCTCAGCGTCGTCTCCAATCTGTCGAATATCATCACGGTGCTGCAGCGCGGCGAAATTCTGGCCGAGGGATCGTATGATGAGGTGTCGAAAATGCCCGAGGTGATCAGCGCCTATCTGGGGACCGGCAATGGCTGAGGTGCTGCTGAAAGTCTCGGATCTGCAGGCCTTCTATGGCGAATCGCATATCCTGCATGGCATGAACCTGGAGGTCGGGCAGGGCGAGGTCGTCACCCTTCTGGGGCGCAATGGCGCGGGCAAGACCACGACCCTGCGGGCGATCATGGGCATGGTCGGCCAGCGCAGCGGCTCCATCGCCTTCGAGGGCACGGAGACCATCGGCCTGCCATCGAACAAGATCGCCCGGCTGGGCGTTGCCCTGTGCCCCGAAGAGCGCGGCATCTTCGCCAGCCTGAATGTCGAAGAGAATTTGCTGCTGCCGCCGGTGGTAAAGCCCGGCGGCATGCCGCTTGAGGAAATCTTCGACCTGTTCCCCAATCTGAAGACTCGGCTGAAAAGCCAGGGCACCAAGCTTTCCGGCGGCGAGCAGCAGATGCTGGCGATTGGCCGCATCCTGCGCACCGGCGCCAATCTCCTGCTGCTCGACGAACCGACCGAGGGCCTGGCCCCCGTCATCGTGCAGCAGATCGGCGCGGTCATCCGCAAGCTGAAGGAAAAGGGGCTGACGATCCTGCTGGTCGAACAGAATTTCCATTTCGCGGCCACAGTGTCCGACCGGCACTACATCGTCGAACATGGCAGGGTGATCGACATGATCCCCAATGCCGAAGTCGAGACACAACTCGACAAACTGCACACCTATCTGGGTGTCTGATAACCAAGGGAGGTTACGATGAAACATAGTACAGCGTTGCTTGCGGGCGTTGCGGCTCTGGCGCTTTCGGCCGGTTCGGCCCTGGCGCAGGTTTCCGACGATGTGGTGAAGATCGGCGTGCTGAACGATCAGTCCGGCACCTATGCCGACCTGGCTGGCCCCGGCTCCACCCTGGCCGCTCAGATGGCGGTCGAGGATTTCGGCGGCACCGTGCTTGGCAAGAAGATCGAGGTGGTCTTCGCCGACCACCAGAATAAGCCGGATGTCGGCTCCAGCATCGTCAATCGCTGGATCGATGCCGAACAGGTCGATGTCGTGGTTGATGTGCCGACCTCCTCGGTGGCGCTCGCCGTGCAGGAAATCACAAACCGCAAGGGCAAGGTGCATCTGAATTCCACCGCCGCCACCTCCGACCTGACCGGCAAGGCCTGCTCGCCGACCGGCGTACACTGGACCTACTCCACCACGGCGCTGGCCAATGGCACTGGCAAGGCCATCGTGGCCCAGGGCGGCAAGAACTGGTTCTTCCTGACCGCCGACTACGCCTTCGGCCATGCGCTGGAGCGAGACGTCTCCAAGGTGGTGAAGGAGGCCGGCGGCGAGGTGAAGGGCGTTGTGCGCCATCCCTTCCCGAACCAGGACTTCTCCTCCTTCCTGCTGCAGGCCCAGGCCTCGGGCGCGCAAGTCATCGGCCTGGCCAATGCGGGCGCCGATACCATCAACTCGATCAAGCAGGCCGGCGAATTCGGCATCACCCAGGCCGGGCAGAAGCTGGCCGGGCTGCTGGTCTTCCTGTCCGACATCCACAGCCTCGGCCTGGACACCGCGCAGGGCCTGCAACTGACCACCGGTTTCTACTGGGACATGGATGACGAGGCTCGCGCCTGGTCGAAGAAATTCGCCGCCAGGCATAATGGCGCCATGCCCACCATGGCCCAGGCCGGCGTCTATTCCGCCGTCGCGCATTATTTGAAGGCGATCAAGGAAGCCGGCACCGATGACGGCAAGAAGGTCGTCGACAAGATGAAGGAATTGCCGGTGAAGGATTTCTTCGCCCGCAATGCCAGCCTGCGCGCCGATGGCCGCATGGTGCACGACATGTATCTGGTCGAGGTGAAGAAGCCGTCCGAATCCAAGGGTCCGTGGGATTACTACAAGGTCCTGCGCACCATCTCGGGCGAGGAGGCCTATGGCCCGATGAGCCCCGCCTGCTCGCTCGCCAAGGGCTGAGCGTCACCTGAACGGACCGACGGGGATTGGGATGTTCGAACTGCTCGGCATACCGCCGCAAGTGTTGTTCGGCCAGCTGCTGCTGGGGCTCATCAATGGCGCGTTCTACGCCACGCTGAGCCTTGGCCTGGCCCTTATTTTCGGGCTGCTGAACATCATCAACTTCGCCCATGGGGCGTTGTACATGATGGGGGCCTTCGTGGCCTGGCTGCTGCTCAACATGCTCGGCATCGGCTACTGGCCGTCGCTGTTCCTCGCCCCTGTCCTCGTCGGTCTTTTCGGCATCCTGCTTGAAAAGACCATGCTCAGCCGGCTGTACAAGCTGGATCACCTCTACGGGTTGCTGCTGACCTTCGGTCTGGCATTGATGATCGAAGGCCTGTTCCGGCAGATGTATGGCGTCTCCGGCCTGCCTTATCCGATCCCGGATGCGCTGAAGGGCGGGCAGAATCTGGGCTTCATGTTCCTGCCCAATTACCGTAGCTGGGTGGTGGTCGCCTCGCTGCTGATCTGCTTTGCCACCTGGTTCCTGATCGAGCGTACGAAGCTCGGTTCCTACCTGCGGGCCGCCACGGAAAATCCGGCGCTGGTGCAGGCCTTCGGCATCAATGTGCCGCGCATGATCACGCTGACCTATGGCTTCGGCGTGGCGCTGGCCGGTTTTGCCGGGGTGCTGGCGGCGCCGATCTATTCGGTCAATCCGCTGATGGGCTCCAACCTGATCATCGTCGTCTTCGCCGTGGTGGTGATCGGCGGCATGGGGTCGATCATGGGGGCGATCCTGACAGGCTTCGGCCTCGGCATGGTCGAGGGGCTGACCAAGGTGTTCTATCCCGAGGCCTCGAACACAGTGATCTTCATCATCATGGCGATCGTGCTGGTATTGAAGCCGGCCGGCCTGTTCGGCCGCGCACGGTAAGGGGAGCAGCCGCATGATCCGCATACTCGGTCTCGTCGTGCTGGTGGCTGCCGCCCTGGCGGCCCCCTACTTCTTCTACCCGATCTTCCTGATGAAGGCGCTGTGCTTCGCGCTGTTCGCCTGCGCCTTCAACCTGCTGCTGGGCTATGTCGGGCTGCTGTCCTTCGGGCATGCCGCCTTTCTGGGGACGGCGGCCTATATCACCGGCCATTCGATGAAGGTGCTGGGGCTGCCGCCGGAGCTGGGCATCCTGGCCGGCACTGCGGCGGCGGCACTGGTCGGGCTGGTCTTCGGCTGGCTGGCGATCCGCCGGCAGGGCATCTATTTCGCGATGA
This region of Oceanibaculum indicum P24 genomic DNA includes:
- a CDS encoding ABC transporter ATP-binding protein, producing the protein MAEVLLKVSDLQAFYGESHILHGMNLEVGQGEVVTLLGRNGAGKTTTLRAIMGMVGQRSGSIAFEGTETIGLPSNKIARLGVALCPEERGIFASLNVEENLLLPPVVKPGGMPLEEIFDLFPNLKTRLKSQGTKLSGGEQQMLAIGRILRTGANLLLLDEPTEGLAPVIVQQIGAVIRKLKEKGLTILLVEQNFHFAATVSDRHYIVEHGRVIDMIPNAEVETQLDKLHTYLGV
- a CDS encoding ABC transporter substrate-binding protein; the protein is MKHSTALLAGVAALALSAGSALAQVSDDVVKIGVLNDQSGTYADLAGPGSTLAAQMAVEDFGGTVLGKKIEVVFADHQNKPDVGSSIVNRWIDAEQVDVVVDVPTSSVALAVQEITNRKGKVHLNSTAATSDLTGKACSPTGVHWTYSTTALANGTGKAIVAQGGKNWFFLTADYAFGHALERDVSKVVKEAGGEVKGVVRHPFPNQDFSSFLLQAQASGAQVIGLANAGADTINSIKQAGEFGITQAGQKLAGLLVFLSDIHSLGLDTAQGLQLTTGFYWDMDDEARAWSKKFAARHNGAMPTMAQAGVYSAVAHYLKAIKEAGTDDGKKVVDKMKELPVKDFFARNASLRADGRMVHDMYLVEVKKPSESKGPWDYYKVLRTISGEEAYGPMSPACSLAKG
- a CDS encoding branched-chain amino acid ABC transporter permease; translated protein: MFELLGIPPQVLFGQLLLGLINGAFYATLSLGLALIFGLLNIINFAHGALYMMGAFVAWLLLNMLGIGYWPSLFLAPVLVGLFGILLEKTMLSRLYKLDHLYGLLLTFGLALMIEGLFRQMYGVSGLPYPIPDALKGGQNLGFMFLPNYRSWVVVASLLICFATWFLIERTKLGSYLRAATENPALVQAFGINVPRMITLTYGFGVALAGFAGVLAAPIYSVNPLMGSNLIIVVFAVVVIGGMGSIMGAILTGFGLGMVEGLTKVFYPEASNTVIFIIMAIVLVLKPAGLFGRAR